The Triticum aestivum cultivar Chinese Spring chromosome 3A, IWGSC CS RefSeq v2.1, whole genome shotgun sequence genome includes a region encoding these proteins:
- the LOC123060617 gene encoding trans-cinnamate 4-monooxygenase, protein MDVLLLEKALLGLFAAAVLAIAVAKLAGKRLRLPPGPSGAPIVGNWLQVGDDLNHRNLMGMARRFGEVFLLRMGVRNLVVVSSPELAKEVLHTQGVEFGSRTRNVVFDIFTGKGQDMVFTVYGDHWRKMRRIMTVPFFTNKVVAQNRAGWEEEARLVVEDLRADPAAAAAGVVVRRRLQLMMYNDMFRIMFDRRFESTADPLFNQLKALNAERSILSQSFDYNYGDFIPVLRPFLRRYLNRCTNLKTKRMKVFEDQFVQPRKEALEKTGEIRCAMDHILEAERKGEINHDNVLYIVENINVAAIETTLWSIEWGIAELVNHPDIQQKLREEIVAVLGAGVAVTEPDLERLPYLQSVVKETLRLRMAIPLLVPHMNLSDAKLAGYDIPAESKILVNAWFLANDPKRWVRADEFRPERFLEEEKAVEAHGNDFRFVPFGVGRRSCPGIILALPIIGITLGRLVQNFQLLPPPGQDKIDTTEKPGQFSNQILKHATIVCKPLEA, encoded by the exons ATGGACGTGCTCCTCCTGGAGAAGGCCCTGCTGGGCCTCTTCGCCGCGGCGGTGCTGGCCATCGCCGTCGCCAAGCTCGCCGGCAAGCGCCTCCGCCTCCCCCCGGGCCCCTCCGGCGCGCCCATCGTCGGCAACTGGCTGCAGGTCGGCGACGACCTCAACCACCGCAACCTGATGGGCATGGCCAGGCGGTTCGGCGAGGTGTTCCTCCTCCGCATGGGCGTCCGCAACCTGGTGGTCGTCTCCAGCcccgagctcgccaaggaggtcctcCACACCCAGGGCGTCGAGTTCGGCTCCCGCACCCGCAACGTCGTCTTCGACATCTTCACCGGCAAGGGCCAG GACATGGTGTTCACGGTGTACGGCGACCACTGGCGGAAGATGCGGCGGATCATGACGGTGCCCTTCTTCACCAACAAGGTGGTGGCGCAGAACCGGGCGGggtgggaggaggaggcgcggctGGTGGTGGAGGACCTCAGGGCcgacccggcggcggcggcggcgggcgtggtGGTGCGCCGCAGGCTGCAGCTCATGATGTACAACGACATGTTCCGCATCATGTTCGACCGCCGCTTCGAGAGCACCGCCGACCCGCTCTTCAACCAGCTCAAGGCGCTCAACGCCGAGCGCAGCATCCTCTCCCAGAGCTTCGACTACAACTACGGCGACTTCATCCCCGTCCTCCGCCCCTTCCTCCGCCGCTACCTCAACCGCTGCACCAACCTCAAGACCAAGCGCATGAAGGTGTTCGAGGACCAGTTCGTCCAACCGCGCAA GGAGGCGTTGGAGAAGACGGGCGAGATCAGGTGCGCCATGGACCACATCCTGGAGGCCGAGAGAAAGGGCGAGATCAACCATGACAACGTCCTCTACATCGTCGAGAACATCAACGTCGCAG CCATTGAGACGACGCTGTGGTCGATCGAGTGGGGCATCGCGGAGCTGGTGAACCACCCGGACATCCAGCAGAAGCTGCGCGAGGAGATCGTCGCCGTGCTCGGCGCCGGCGTGGCGGTGACGGAGCCCGACCTGGAGCGCCTCCCCTACCTGCAGTCCGTGGTGAAGGAGACGCTCCGCCTCCGCATGGCCATCCCGCTCCTCGTGCCCCACATGAACCTCAGCGACGCCAAGCTCGCCGGCTACGACATCCCCGCCGAGTCCAAGATCCTCGTCAACGCCTGGTTCCTCGCCAACGACCCCAAGCGGTGGGTGCGCGCCGACGAGTTCAGGCCCGAGCGGTTCCTCGAGGAGGAGAAGGCCGTCGAGGCCCACGGCAACGACTTCCGGTTCGTGCCCTTCGGCGTCGGCCGCCGGAGCTGCCCCGGGATCATCCTCGCGCTGCCCATCATCGGCATCACGCTCGGACGCCTGGTGCAGAACTtccagctgctgccgccgcccggGCAGGACAAGATCGACACCACCGAGAAGCCCGGGCAGTTCAGCAACCAGATCCTCAAGCACGCCACCATCGTCTGCAAGCCACTGGAGGCTTAA